ATTTTACTTATGATTTCCTTTTGGCCAGGACGGAAGGTGTCGTAACCAAAATAATGTGATAAAGTTGCTTCCATGTTATAAAATCCCTCATTGTTCTTTTAATTCTTCAAGCTCGGCCCATCTAGTAATATCTTCATCATATAGCTGCTGAAGTTGTTGTTGTTCCTCGTTTAATTCTTTGATTTTACCATAATCAGAACTGGCATCTATCATTTCTTGTTCAATATTATTTAATCGTTCTTCAGTTTGATCTATTCTATCAATTATCGTGTCAAACTCTTTTTGTTCTTTATAAGATAAACCTTTTTTACGTTTCGTCGGTTGTGATGTCTTTTGCTTATGTTGCACTTTATTACCAGCACTCGATTTATCTTGCGCTTTTTTATGTACTTCATAATCTTCAAAACTACCAATTATACGTTCTATCTTACCGTCATGAATATACCAATATTCTTGTGCAACTTTATTTAAAAAGTAACGATCATGACTAACAGTGATTACTGTACCCCCAAAAGAGCTAATGTAATCCTCTAAAATTGTTAATGTTTCAGTATCTAAGTCATTTGTCGGTTCATCTAATAATAATACATTAGGTTGATGTACAAGTAATTTTAATAAATATAAACGTTTCTGCTCGCCACCAGAAAGTTTAAATAACTTTTTACCATGTGTAGCACTTGGAAATAAGAAGCGCTCTAAAAGCTGTGTAACTGACACCGTTGTCCCATCTTGTTCACGTGCCATTTCACTTTCTTCTCTTAAATAGTCAATCATTCTGATGTCTCTATCTAAGCGCTCATCGGTTTGTTTGAAGTAAGCCACTTTAACTGTCTGACCAATTTTCAATGTACCTTCATACTGTTGATCATCATTATTTAAAATATTAAGTAACGTTGTCTTACCTACACCATTAGCACCTACGATACCTATACGTTGGCCATTTTGAATAATTTCAGTAACATCCGCAAATAATGTACGCTGATTAATTTGTTTAGTCACATGTTCTAATTCAAATACTTGTTTACCTAATCTAGAATAAGCTAAATTCAGAGACCCTTTATCTTGTTGATGTTGCTCTTTTACGTCTTGTTCTAAATCATTAAAGCGATTAATACGTGCTTGTTGTTTCGTCGATCTAGCCTTCGCACCAGCACGCATCCAAGCCAACTCTTGCTTATATAAAGCCTTTTGCTTTTGTTGTTGTTTTTGTTCTATAAGTTCATTCTCAGCCCTCATCGCAATATAACTTTCATAATTGCCTGGATATGACGTGAGACGACCACGGTCTAATTCAATAATTCGTGTTGAAACCTCATTTAAAAAGTATCTATCATGGGTTACAAACAATACAGTATGCGGATATTGTTTTACATAATTGATTAACCAATTAATTGATTCAAAGTCTAAATGGTTTGTCGGCTCATCTAGTAATAATAAATCTGGTTGTTCTATTAATGTTTTAGCTAAACCTACGCGCTTTTGTTGACCACCAGATAACTCATTTACTTTTTTTGTCGTATCTACAATACCTAATTTTGATAAAATCGTTTTAATTTCAGCATTGTAATCCCAAGCATCGTTTGCATCCATAGCTTCTTGTGCTTGCATCATACGTTGAAAATCTGTGTCACTTTGTGTTTCGCTATATTGTTTAACTGCCAGTTCATAGCGTTGTATTACTTTTAATGTTGTAGTGTCGGAGTTTAATACGGCTTCAAAAACAGACACATCTTCATCAAATGACTGTTTTTGAGATGAATAACGAATGCGATAATCGTTAGGATGATTGATATCCGCTTCAAAATCTTCGTCTATCCCAGCCATTACCTTTAATAAAGTACTTTTTCCTGTACCATTAATACCAACTAATCCAATCTTTTCGCCACTAGAGATTGATAATTGTAAGTCATCAAAAATTATTTTGTCGGCATAAGATTTATGTAAATGTTCAATTTTATATGCTTCCAACATGCAACATCCTTTTAACATCGAATATTCTGATTATCTCTATTAAATTAATTTTCAGTTCTATATATTATACACCTTTTAATAGCTAAATGATACTCTTGCGCCGACATCCATTAGATTTTCCAGTAAAGTAACTATCTATAGTTCATAATTTTTCAGCATTAATTGAAAACCCTATCATTTTTTAATCATAAAAAAAACCAAGACAACTCATGTCGTCTTGGCTAAAAACTATATTATTTTTTCTCTTGTCCTTTAGGACCTGATTTATATTCATATTTTGCTGGATTAACTTTTTTGAAATCTGGATTTTTGTAGAATCTGAATAAATCACCGTTTAAGACATCGTCACTCATTTCTAAATCTTTATCTGTTTGTTGTTTACGTTTTTCGAAGTCTTTCGGTTTAGTAGTCATTGGTTTGTTATCTTTGTTTGAGTAGATTCTACCATTTACATATTTATAATCTTTAGTCACAAAGTCACCATTTCTGAATGGTACTGTATCGTTGTGGTCTTTAGATAATAAGTCAGTACCCATCATCAAGTAGTTTTTAGAATCGATACCTAATAAGTGTAATACTGTAGGCATAACGTCTTGTTGACCAGCATAAGTTTTATCAATTGTACCTTTTTTACCAGGTATTTTCAGCCAGAAACCAGTACGATTTAAGTCTGTGAATTTAGCTGCGTCAATTTTTTCGCCTAATAGTTTTTCCATTGCTTTGTTATGATTTTCAGAAATACCATAGTGGTCACCATAAATCATAATTATAGAGTCTTTATATAGACCTTTTTTCTTAAGATCACCGATAAATTGTTCTAATGATTGGTCTAAATAATTAGCCGTTTGGATATATCCATCTACAGTTGAATCACCAGTGTGTGGTTTTTCAATTGACGCATCTTGTGGTGATAAAGTGAATGGGTAATGGTTTGTTAATGTAATCATATGATTGTAGAACGGTTGTTTTTCTTTCGCTAAGTAATCAACTGATTCTTTAAAGAACTCTTTATCTTTAAGACCTAAGTTTTGGATATTCTTTTGTGACATATCATAGTATGTTGCATCATAGAACTTATCGATACCAAAGTGTCTA
The Staphylococcus kloosii genome window above contains:
- a CDS encoding ABC-F family ATP-binding cassette domain-containing protein; protein product: MLEAYKIEHLHKSYADKIIFDDLQLSISSGEKIGLVGINGTGKSTLLKVMAGIDEDFEADINHPNDYRIRYSSQKQSFDEDVSVFEAVLNSDTTTLKVIQRYELAVKQYSETQSDTDFQRMMQAQEAMDANDAWDYNAEIKTILSKLGIVDTTKKVNELSGGQQKRVGLAKTLIEQPDLLLLDEPTNHLDFESINWLINYVKQYPHTVLFVTHDRYFLNEVSTRIIELDRGRLTSYPGNYESYIAMRAENELIEQKQQQKQKALYKQELAWMRAGAKARSTKQQARINRFNDLEQDVKEQHQQDKGSLNLAYSRLGKQVFELEHVTKQINQRTLFADVTEIIQNGQRIGIVGANGVGKTTLLNILNNDDQQYEGTLKIGQTVKVAYFKQTDERLDRDIRMIDYLREESEMAREQDGTTVSVTQLLERFLFPSATHGKKLFKLSGGEQKRLYLLKLLVHQPNVLLLDEPTNDLDTETLTILEDYISSFGGTVITVSHDRYFLNKVAQEYWYIHDGKIERIIGSFEDYEVHKKAQDKSSAGNKVQHKQKTSQPTKRKKGLSYKEQKEFDTIIDRIDQTEERLNNIEQEMIDASSDYGKIKELNEEQQQLQQLYDEDITRWAELEELKEQ